A single genomic interval of Canis lupus dingo isolate Sandy chromosome 6, ASM325472v2, whole genome shotgun sequence harbors:
- the ARL6IP1 gene encoding ADP-ribosylation factor-like protein 6-interacting protein 1 gives MAEGDNRSTNLLAAETASLEEQLQGWGEVMLMADKVLRWERAWFPPAIMGVVSLLFLTIYYLDPSVLSGVSCFVMFLCLADYLVPILAPRIFGSNKWTTEQQQRFHEICSNLVKTRRRAVGWWKRLFTLKEEKPKMYFMTMIVSLAAVAWVGQQVHNLLLTYLIVTFLLLLPGLNQHGIILKYIGMAKREINKLLKQKEKKNE, from the exons ATGGCGGAGGGAGATAATCGCAGCACCAACCTCCTG GCTGCAGAGACTGCAAGTCTGGAAGAGCAGCTGCAGGGATGGGGAGAAGTGATGCTGATGGCTGATAAAGTCCTCAGATGGGAAAGAGCCTGGTTTCCACCTGCCATCATGGGTgtggtttctttgctgtttct gactATCTACTATCTAGATCCATCTGTTCTGTCCggtgtttcctgttttgttatgtttttgtgCTTGGCTGACTACCTTGTTCCCATTCTAGCTCCTAGAATTTTTGGCTCCAATAAATG GACCACTGAGCAACAGCAAAGATTCCATGAAATTTGTAGCAATCTAGTGAAAACTCGACGCAGAGCTGTGGGCTGGTGGAAACGCCTCTTTACACTAAAGGAAGAAAAGCCTAAAATg TACTTCATGACAATGATCGTTTCTCTCGCTGCGGTTGCTTGGGTGGGACAGCAAGTCCACAACCTGCTGCTCACCTATCTGATAG tgactTTCTTACTGTTGCTTCCTGGATTAAACCAGCATGGAATCATTTTGAAGTACATTGGAATGGCCAAAAGGGAGATAAATAAGCTGCtcaaacaaaaagagaagaaaaatgaataa